A region of Catharus ustulatus isolate bCatUst1 chromosome 9, bCatUst1.pri.v2, whole genome shotgun sequence DNA encodes the following proteins:
- the LOC116999887 gene encoding retinol dehydrogenase 8-like: MARRNVLITGCSSGIGLALAVKMAKDEQKRFKVYATMRNLAKKEPLEEAAGQRLGKTLEIKQLDVCDEQSIKACVNSIPDRRIDVLVSNAGMGLIGPIECQTIEEMKTVMDTNFFGLVRLLKEILPDMKRRKSGHIVIISSVMGIQGILFNDVYAASKFAVEGFCESLAIQALKFKLQLSLIEPGPVVTEFERKVFEDGMKMDLSAADKETAEMFTNIYLKNYKQIFQSLGQSAEDVAEHTVKIILAENPPFRHQTNTLYTPMTTLKYADPNGDLPIDIFYKMVFQHDKVFSASLNFIKLLRWRSRKSFDLGKPSQ, translated from the exons ATGGCAAGAAGAAATGTCCTCATTACAGGCTGCTCCTCAGGAATTGGACTGGCATTAGCTGTAAAAATGGCAAAAGATGAACAGAAAAGATTTAAAG TGTATGCCACAATGAGAAACCTGGCCAAGAAAGAGCCACTGGAGGAAGCTGCAGGTCAGAGGCTGGGCAAAACCCTGGAGATTAAACAACTGGATGTCTGTGATGAACAGTCTATTAAAGCTTGTGTGAACAGCATCCCTGACAGGAGGATTGATGTCCTAG TGAGCAATGCTGGAATGGGGCTCATTGGACCTATTGAATGTCAGACCAttgaggaaatgaaaacagtGATGGACACCAACTTCTTTGGCCTGGTTCGACTCCTGAAGGAGATCTTGCCTGACatgaagaggagaaagagtGGGCATATAGTTATAATAAGCAGTGTTATGGGAATACAAG GCATCTTATTTAATGATGTTTATGCTGCATCTAAGTTTGCTGTGGAAGGATTCTGCGAAAGTTTAGCTATACAAGCACTCAAGTTCAAACTGCA gttaAGTTTGATTGAACCAGGCCCAGTGGTTACAGAGtttgaaagaaaagtgtttGAAGATGGAATGAAAATGGATCTTTCAGCCGCAGATAAAGAAACAGCTGAGATGTTTACTAATATTTACCTTAAAAATTACAAACAGATTTTCCAGAGCCTGGGACAAAGTGCTGAAGATGTTGCAGAG CATACAGTAAAGATAATTCTTGCAGAAAATCCACCTTTTCGCCATCAGACCAACACCTTGTATACTCCAATGACAACTCTGAAGTATGCAGATCCAAATGGAGATCTACCCATTGACATATTCTACAAAATGGTTTTTCAGCATGACAAAGTCTTCAGTGCAAGTCTCAACTTCATCAAATTGCTACGGTGGAGAAGCAGAAAGAGCTTTGACCTGGGAAAACCCTCACAATAA
- the DR1 gene encoding protein Dr1, whose translation MASSSGNDDDLTIPRAAINKMIKETLPNVRVANDARELVVNCCTEFIHLISSEANEICNKSEKKTISPEHVIQALESLGFGSYISEVKDVLQECKTVALKRRKASSRLENLGIPEEELLRQQQELFAQARQQQAELAQQEWLQMQQAAQQAQLAAASASASNQAGSSQDEDDEDDI comes from the exons ATGGCCTCGTCGTCCGGCAACGACGACGACCTCaccatccccagggctgccatcAACAAGATGATCAAAGAGACGCTGCCCAACGTCCGCGTGGCGAACGACGCCCGGGAGCTGGTGGTCAACTGCTGCACTGAGTTCATCCACCTCATCTCCTCCGAGGCCAACGAGATCTGCAACAAATCGGAGAAGAAAACTATCTCCCCGGAGCATGTCATACAAG CACTAGaaagtttggggtttggctCCTATATCAGTGAAGTAAAAGATGTCTTACAAGAATGCAAAACAGTAGcactaaaaagaagaaaggccAGTTCACGCTTGGAGAACCTCGGCATTCCGGAAGAAGAGCTACTAAGGCAGCAACAGGAATTATTTGCACAA GCTAGACAACAGCAAGCAGaactggcacagcaggaatggcTACAGATGCAACAAGCAGCTCAACAGGCACAGCTCGCTGCTGCCTCAGCCAGTGCATCCAATCAGGCAGGATCTTCTcaggatgaagatgatgaagatgatatCTGA